The genomic segment TAGCCTGCTGCAGAGGATCAGCGCTGTTCAGTGTCACCTCGCCCCCCTCAGAGACCGGCCGAACAAGATCCACCATAACAGTCATATAGCTACCCTTTCCAGGATGTGGAAAGTGCCACTGGAACGCACTGCCAAAGAGGGGGATAAAGTCGAGTTCGAAATGAGGTTGACCATAAGGGCAAAATGGGTCTTTGCCCCCATTTGCATTCTTTGCCTTGCGATATTCGGGTGACTTCTCCAAGTATTTATCGATGCGAGGAAACCCGATCATCTCGAGGAAAGGGGACCCCATTGGTCCAGCGTGACGACCTTTAGAATAAGCGGACAAGACTTGGTCCTGCAAAGGACCTTTCCGCAAGACGTGATTGTCCATGGAGAAACTATCCTTGATTCGGAGGCAAAACGGAACACCTGGATGGTCCAATAGATGTTGGCCGACATGACGAGAATCAACCAATAGAGGGATGTTATGCTTGGCTAGCTCGGGTGCAGGTCCTATACCACTAAGCATTAAGAGCTTGGGGGTTTCGAAAACACCTTCCGAGACAATGACCTCGCGCGTAGCATAGAAGCTGAGTTCTTGTCCAGATGCGCTAATCACAGTTACACCCTTGGCAGTGCGGTCGGCGTCATCAATGATGAGAGTCTTGGAGTGAACGTGAGGCAAGATTGTaatgttggtcttgtttgCGACGGCGAGGAAGCTACCAGATCGACGACCCTTGTATATGGTATTGACGCTGTGGACCAGACCACGCATCTCCCCATCGAAGATGTTTTCCGAGACTGGTTCCCCTGTAGATTTCCATGCTTTAACGAGAAGATCCCGGAAAGGTGCCATTTCAGGCATTAGCTCCGCATGTGCAATTGGAATAGGGCCACCGAGgccaatcttcttcaactccttAGGGTACAGGCCAGCATCGTCATGATAGGTAGCACTCTTTCGAAGGTAGGGAACAAGAGGGCCCCAAGTCCATTCCTTACCACCATATTCCTCCCACATGTCAAAGGTGCCTTTGGATCCTGGAACCCATGAAAAATAGTTCAATGAAGAGCTACCGCCGAGAGCTTTTCCGCGAGTGTTGGGCTTCTCAATACGTTCATAGTCGTCCCGCTTGACCATGGTTGTCTTGTACGCCCAGTCGTACTCGCTGCCTCGGATTTCCATTGCCAACCCGGGGGTGCgaatttcttcattttcaatGGAGTTGCCTATGCCAGCTTCGACTACTAGGATTCTTGCATTCGGATTTTCGGCCAGACGAGCAGCAACAATGTTACCGGCCGTCCCACCGCCAACGACGATGAAGTCAAAACGTGAACCGTCTTTGACAGACATGGGGACGAAGTAGTGAATAAAGGTGTAGGTTTATGAAAGAGATGTACGTGTCAGGTATTCTCGTGTTGAAAATGTGAAAACCGTGAGAGTCGGGCCAGGGCTTATATAGGCGAAATATGAGAGCGGTGGTTGCTTGAAACCTGGAATGCAGATATGGAACCGTAATGCCACCAAAGGATGATTGTCACTTCGGCAAATACAATACTCAAGCATGATATTGGGTTAACTGGAGCAAACTGGCTCAATTAGAGTTTCAATCTGGATAGGTTATAGCATGTTTCGCGCAGAAATTATTGGCCCTCTAGATGTACCTATAAGGGTAACACCAATTGACCCCCGGGAAAGCCTGGTATCCTACGAGCACGTTCATGTAATTCACGTCCTTTCCTCCATGAAGACAGCTGTGCCGTGGTGATAAAGCGAttggttgctgctgtggcaTTGGCACTCGATGCAGGGATCGGCGCGTAACCAGATTTGGCGCTATGGGATTCTCCGTGAAGTTGCAAGTGCCGAGTAACCCGGACACGGTGTGAGAAAAGTTCAGCCCGAACTTACATGCAGATGATATTCCACCAGCGAGGGCTAATGTGGGCCACGGGAGAGCACTAGACGCAAGGGCTCGAGAGGACATCTGGAAGTTTAAAAGCTCTAACCCTGGTTCACGCTGTAGTTGGCGGACTATCTCTTGGGCTGCCACAAGGCCAGTGGAGCGGCCTTCCCGTATAGGAACCCTCCTGGGGGGGAGAACGGCCCTTCAAATCCTGAATGACCG from the Pochonia chlamydosporia 170 chromosome 6, whole genome shotgun sequence genome contains:
- a CDS encoding glucose-methanol-choline (gmc) oxidoreductase (similar to Aspergillus clavatus NRRL 1 XP_001270475.1) is translated as MSVKDGSRFDFIVVGGGTAGNIVAARLAENPNARILVVEAGIGNSIENEEIRTPGLAMEIRGSEYDWAYKTTMVKRDDYERIEKPNTRGKALGGSSSLNYFSWVPGSKGTFDMWEEYGGKEWTWGPLVPYLRKSATYHDDAGLYPKELKKIGLGGPIPIAHAELMPEMAPFRDLLVKAWKSTGEPVSENIFDGEMRGLVHSVNTIYKGRRSGSFLAVANKTNITILPHVHSKTLIIDDADRTAKGVTVISASGQELSFYATREVIVSEGVFETPKLLMLSGIGPAPELAKHNIPLLVDSRHVGQHLLDHPGVPFCLRIKDSFSMDNHVLRKGPLQDQVLSAYSKGRHAGPMGSPFLEMIGFPRIDKYLEKSPEYRKAKNANGGKDPFCPYGQPHFELDFIPLFGSAFQWHFPHPGKGSYMTVMVDLVRPVSEGGEVTLNSADPLQQANINLNYFNNDLDIIAVREGIRFSYDVLKNGEGFKDIVEDEYPWEMPLHDDEAMKRTVLDRCQTSFHPCGTARLSKSIQQGVVDPNLKVHGVKNLRVIDASVIPVIPDCRIQNSVYMVAEKGADAIKRDHGDLYH